The stretch of DNA GCCAGATATTACCTTATTCTCTCCAGGCAGAGGTTCAATGCCAGTTATTTTTCGTCCAACTTTGTTTCTACCTCTGGTGGACCTCACATGAATTTGAGTGTGGTATTTCAGACGCTAACAAATGTGAATATATTTGGTTACATTTGAAGGTCATAACATTGATGATAATGATATCATATGCATAAGGAGAATAATGGCTCTTATCCCATACCTCTGTGTCATAGAAGATGCAACGACCATCATAGGTGCCAATAACGGCATACTTCCCATTTTGGCAGAAGTTGGCAGCAGTGATGAGCCGTGTCTGGCCGTCCACCTCGTTCCACAGGGCCACCTTCTTGTCTGGAATGTTCCAGAGCCGTAGCTTTCCATCCAGAGAGCCGCTTAAAAAGTATCTGTCATCCTTAGAAGCAAGAGGAAAAATTGTTACTATAAATACTGGGAGCCAAAATTAATAGGCGTGTGATTTGTGCCGAGAGACGTAATGCAAGGTGACTCAGCTTACTCTGGGATGGAAAGCAATGGCTGTGACAAAATCGATGTGCTGAAAGCAACAAAGACACTCCCTCCTGGATATGTGCCATAATCGGACTGTTTTATCCATGGAAGAAGAGAGCAGGAAAAAGTTCTATAccgacacaaaaaaacaaaagtgagacGAGAGAGACGTACGGTAATGCAGGGGTCTAAAATGTGTACAGGAGGGACAATCACCTTGGACCAGGATAAGTCCAACAGATCAGCTGTATGACCCTTGTACTTGCAGAAGGGGACTTGACGGAAAGGGGCATTTCGGTCTTCAGTGTCTGGGTCTTCTGCAAGACAGCTTGCCTAGGATATGAGCGAAGTCACTTAGAAAGACAATCTCCCTCCACTAAAACACATCTACAAACAAGTGTTTATTTCACTCACCCCGGGATCCGTGTCAGATTTAGAGGAGCATAAACTTTCCTGAGAAGGAGAAGGTGAAACTCGACCTGGAGAAgtagcaaaagcaaaaataaatgttgctgcAACCAGAGGCTGGGCATCTACGTTTAGATGATCGAACAACAACACACTTAGTTGCTAATAATGTTACCTTCAGTGTTGTACTTCAATCTCATGTTATTGAAGTAGTCAAAGGCAGTCTTTAAGACCCAGATGCGAACCACATTATCCTGGCCAGCAGTAGCCAGCAGTCTCCCACAATGAGAGAACTTCATTGTCCAAACGGCCCCCTgaagaaaagagacagatgcTGTCACACAAGCATTCGCTGTTAAGAAGCTTGAACATCAAAACCAAGATCATCTCACCATGTGCTCTCCACTCAGGTCCTGTACAACCTTTATCTGATCGAAGTCAAAGGGACCCTTGAAGCTATGTGCCGCCTTAAACTTGGCAGGCCTGGTGTAAGGCATGCCCTCATCGTCGCTTGATGATGGATCGTCCTGATCTGTATGGAACACTGAGCAAACCCATACCAGAATATCAGAaccactgcagcagcaggagcattattatttcaaacacatGTGAGCACTGGGAAATCCAAATGGtgaaaatttaaatgattttctagAGCATGGTTGAGGTCCAATAGATCTAACAGTGAAACGCCTCATATTTAATGGGAATCAGCCAGATCTTATCATAGCTTTAGGTGATGTGTGTGAGGACttagaaaatgtctttttcctGTTTGAGCTTATTTGTGCACATCATCTTGTTGGAGCTCCAAActaatattaacaaaaaaacactatgttcttcttcttctttttttttcttaccttcaTCACGCACACTTTTCACTTTGTTGACGGCCTTCTCCCCATACTCCTCTGCCAGATGTTTGGCCTTCTTCACAGACTTGCCCAGGAATTTTTTTAACTGGGTTCTGGTTAGAAATACAGGCCAACATTTTTATATTAGGTTTTGTGACGAAACAGGAAAAAAGTCAACAAGAAGTCCGTGATCCTTACGTTTTCTGTTTGAGTTTTCCTCCATCTGTGTCTCCCATGGAAGCCTGAGGCTTGTCATCATCATCTGACTGTGCTGCATCGTTACtgggaaggaaaaagaaaaacatatccACTTCCTCTAATAATGTAGGCTAccgtttgtttttatgtgacaACCAGAAAAAAGTCTTTTTCCCAGAAGCCTGATGTGATCATCTGGATTCAGTGCAATCTGAATGTATTAATACAGCAGTTATAGCgaaaaaaaaatacgtttttCTGCTTACGTTATGTATTCCTTGGTCCTCCTCATTATGTGCAGAGTAAGAGGGTTGATGCCCGCAGGAAGCTTCTCCTCTGCCTGAATAAGAGGAATCTCTTCTCCTGTGTCTAAATTCTTGATCATCACACTGGCCAAGATTTCCTGTTGTAAGATGGCACACAAATATGTTGTTGTGTAGAAGACTGATCAAAGGCCACAGGGCTAGGTTTGGATTAATCTCcagtaaaaatgaatgaataaataaattttaaaataatcttaCTTCATCTGTCAATTCTCTACCAGAGTTGGAACGTGGACGCTGAGGACCTGGAGTTTGTCCTCCACCCTGAGATGAGGCCTGTTCATCCTCATTTtccttaaagaaataaataaataaagcacacaGGCAGAGATGAAATAGATAAACTACAAATTGCTACATCGTATAACATCTCTTTTATTGAGTCATTCTGGGTGAGCACAAGGTCCACAGTCTTACTGACCTGGGCTGTTACCACCTTGTCCCCACTGGTGGCACTGGCCAGATCCAAGGAATGCTGTAGCTCTTTGGTTAGACTCCTCACTGTGCTGCTAGGAGACACCAGGCCACAGGGCTCCAGGGGTTCGCTACTGATTGGACTGACTGTCGACACTGGacaatcaaacaataaaacacaaaattgcTCATCCAAATGGTGAGAGCTGCTATGCAAAATACTTTCATGCCATTGGGAGCAACTTCAGGTTTGGCCAACGACTGAAACATTTAATTACTTGACAACTCACTACACCGCCTGAGCCACAGACACCCAATCTTGATGTGGAGGATGGGATGCAATATGCCCCATTACGATATCTACTAGTTagaacagtttaaaaatacaatagTCTACTACAAGGGATGTGAGATAACATGACACAAACACCTTTGTGTGATTCAATCCAATCCAagagcaccacaaactacatcctcctcTTTTCCGATGccatttaaacataaaacattagAACGGTCTTCAAGGGGCATTTAGTGCAGTGCAGTAGAATCCATAAATGTTAAACTGTTGCATTAAGGTTCACTTCAACATTCTTACAACACATTTTGCATTAATGAAGCTTTTATCCCTACCTTCCAGTCCACTTGGCCTCAGACACTCCTGTGATTTCTTGGAGGGTAAGCCCTGCcaggaaggtggaggaggtcttGGTGGAGGACCTCCACTCGGAGGAGGTGGGCGTGAAGGAGGAGGCTTCTTTGTGCTGGCTACAATGTCTGGTTCCACTGTGAATTGTCGTGGGGGTTTTGAAGGCCCAGAGGAGTCTGAGTCAGCCGGCCTGTCTGTCAACGAAACTTGATCTAAGATGTCTGCAGGTCTCTGGTCCTGCTTGCCTTCTGCCACTGCAAAAGCCCCCTCAGGCTGACTCTGTGTTATGGTGCTGGTGATGTCTGGTGGCTGAATCCTTTCTTGTGACTCAGCTGATGGCCCTGGTAGCTCTTCAGACTCAGGAACAGGTATATTACACTCTCCATTTGTTGCTACACTTTCTTGTTGTCCCTCCGACTTCTCGACAAGTTCAACAGCTGATGCTGCTGGCTCCACAGGAACTCCCTCAGCATTATTCTCTTCCTCTGGTTCCGCTCTTACATTAACATGTAGCTGATCTAACAGCACCTCACCATCACCACTATTTCCCTTTTGACTCTCCTCAATGATGCTGTCAATAATctaagaggaagagaaacaacagctcATTTAACAACTTCACAGTAATTCTGGAAGCTCTCGTAGTCAAggtaatacaaaacaaaaactgacagCAAGTGGGGCAGTCACATAAAAACTAGATGGTACAACACATGCAatttctataaaaaaataatgccaTAGATGTTGGCTCAGTTTGACCCCTGGCCTCTATGAGACCCACACTAATgtacacaacaaaaacaagaggagTACAACAAATTTCCAATATTatggaaaaaaatcacaagaacagagaaaacattaCCTGTAGGGAATCATCTTGCTGAGTCTCAGATGCACCACAGCTCACATCTTGCACTACATTTACGGGTCTCTGTGAAAGCTTttcagaaaacaataaaaaaatatatattattggaGGACCATGTTCTACCCAAAGAAATACGATGTCAATTGGCAATTGTAGCATGTCCAAAAGTTTAAACACCATTCTATTTAAATAAGTTCTGTAATGTTAATTGATGGAAGAGCCACAGCTTTACAAATTCTTTGACTCTTCAAACCTTGTCGTAACACTCAACAACTAAGAAACTGGCTCAAGCTATGAGAAGAAAGCTAATTAATGGGGAAGACTAtgcaagctaaaaaaaaaagactagtgCTTTTAACTTGTTATTTCACGCTCCAAACTGTTGTTTAAAAGTGGCAGCTTAGAGGAACTATGAAAGTCAATGCAAGATGTGGTCAACCAAGAAAAACTTTCATATAAACCTACACATCTGATGGgcagaaaagaaagcagaactACCATTTGACTTTGAGGAAGATTTAGGAGTCATGGTGCACTGTTCCACTGTGCACAAACACGCTCTACATTGAAAGAAAGTCCTGTACCTTTCGTTGACCTCAACAGAATAGTCAATGTTTGAAGCACATAAAGCAACAGGCCAGTGTTATTTAAGTTAAACTTCAGCTCTTTTGACACAGAAataaccaaagttgagctacgGAAAAGATGagctaagaaaataaaagaaaacaacattgtgTCTACTGTTGTACATGGGGACAGAAATTTTTGGAAGATGTAGGACAGATCCCAAACTCTGGGTACAAACATGCAGTCAGTCAAGAAAGTGAAACTGGAAAGGCTGGTCCAAAGCACACCTCAAAGTACACCATAATTACTAACCACAGACTTAGTGTGGCTGTCCATACTTTTGCGCAGGCCAACAATTACTATTTAACTCTTAGGTTTATTGAAATAAAAGGAATTGCATGGTAGCtgttaaagacatttatttttatattttttctgcatgtgttatttacttttttcacTTCAAAAATTATTAAAAGTTATTGCAATTAATAAACTTTTGCATACAGCCGTAGTGCAACTTGAAGTCACATAGATTCACAGAGAAGTAACACATCAGTCATCTCTGAATTTGTGTTAGAACAGTGCAGTGTATAAGGATGCAATAGCCAGATTTACTTATAACTGGTTAATACATCTAGCTCCTTATGTCCACCTCAGCTTTTTAGCAAAAAGCTAAGTAAACATGTAGCCATTTTGCTGAATACATGTGAAAACAGCTACCTACAATTAGTAAGAACTACTCAAATTGTCTTcagtaaactgaaaaaaagattcaaaagtaaaaaaattaaaatactgaacTCCAACCCTACATAATAGTTACTGCGCCCCAACTATTTTCAAGCCAATGAAAAGTACAAATAATCCTTCCAACAGCCAAACTGGCCTTGAATCAGTGCCAACAACAGTGCCTGGGTTTAGATAAACATACCTTAGGAGAGGGAATGACAAACTTTGTAGGTGacctaaaaacacaaacacagttcagAAACACAGTGAAAGTCACGCTATAAAATACAACCTCCTATCACAACTCTGATTCACAGCAAATTTCCAAGCATTTATCTGTCACACTAGCAGTTCATTTAATGTGCAAGAATTATGGTGTAGCCCAGCAGCCACTTGTAATTATGTCAGTTCATTTACAATACTTAGACATAGCATTCGGTTTAATAAATTGGCCCAGCCTATGAAGACTTTAAATTGTTTTGTCCCTGTTTCGGCCAAAATGCTAAGTGTTGCAACAAACAGTGTTTTGAATACAAACTATTTCCATTTGGTTTCCGTTTTCTAAAAGAACCTGTTCGTACACACAAACCTTATCGTACTCCTGAGGGATATCATCATGTGATCTGTGTGTTGAGGTTAGACTCTCTCACTGTactaacaacaaaaatacagttcACTAAAGTATGGTATTGTacaattaaatcatttaaaaataagacagaCTGAGCAGCATCTTGGGTGAGTTGGCCATTTATTTGCGTAATTTAACGTTAGCGGTCATCACTAGACTGGGTTAACACTTGGCATAAGataaaacaagcagaaaacacCCGCATACGTCACTCTCATCAGAAGTATGACAATTACAAAATGCGTTTTCTTACACTTTTGGAGATGGAGTGAAATTAACGTCCTCTGGAGCATCATAGAATTCCTCGGTGTCACTTGTATCAGACGCCATGCTAACGTCAAGTTAGCTCGCTAGCTAATCCAACATTAGCCGCCAGGCAGCAGTGGAAAAGTCTAACCTGCCAATTATTTAAGTACTATGCATATGCGCTTGTCTCGCAATATAGTGCCAACTCTATATTAAGTGTACAATTTCAAAGGCTTGACCCAGGCGTCGTCAGCAACAGACACTTTCCTGTTCAACGTCACGCCATAACGTTCCAATATGCTAAGCGGCTCCTAGGCTAACACATACACTCTGGACGCACCACTGAGCAACTACTGCTGCCTACTGCTAACGAGCTGTCTGCCTCACGTTCACAGAAGCTCAGTGTCGAACATGAACACGCACCGAAAAAAGCGCGTTTTTACAGCAGCACTTGATCAGCTGTCAGGCTAGCAGTCGTGTCATAAACAAAGTATCAGAAAAATAATACATCTCAGCGAGCAGAGTCAAAGGGCGGGGCACAGGCgccctcttcttctgcttcaatGTTATGATGCTTTTTGACAAATGACTGACCCCTACTGGACCTTTTAAAGATCAGCAAGAGGATGTGAAACGCctggtgtggtctggtctgatctgtcATGTGTCGTGCGGGTGGTGAATACATAAGAAGAGATAGGAGAGTTAGTGTAATGTATTTTTGAAGGAAATATTGGCACACGTTATTTTCAATTCTTTGATGAGGATCTCATAGATTTTGctgctattttattttggtagataattcttctattttattttattttattttatctttcttttaacttgtgtttttaagagtgttttttatgtgcattttctCTTATATGACACACtgagctctaaaaaaaaaacctgcttctTTCCTCTCCATGTGCCCCCCTGACCCAGGAAAAACTCAGTGATTAAAACATATGTGTGTGAGAATATTTTACTGTACATTCTAATTACACTAAGAAAGTGTCATTACATTGTAAGATATACCTGATAGAGTACAACACATGTGGCAATGTTAAGATGATAAAACATGCACATAGCAGCTACAGTTCCAACTCGTCCTTTGACATAGGCTGGCTCACTTAAGGGCTGTAGACCAGACTATAGTTAAAGTTAGCTAAAGTTAGTTTTGCATTTGAAGTCTGTTTTTATATTCAGTCAAGGCTTTATGTTCCAGATCAGTGCACCAGCTGAGTAATAATAAGCTGGCAATTAAACTGAGGACTGAGGGCACAAATAGGTGGAGGTGGCAGAAAAGTGATTACGGAAGGAGGCTCAGTGCATTTTAATTGAGGCATACATTATCTTATTTTGGTCATATTGTAGCTGCAGACTGTAGTTACAGAGATCCATGAGGTGAATATTGAcggaaaaaataattattgtcaGTAAGCTATTTCATAGTTGAGGTGTTCCCACCTTCCGAAGAACTACAAATTAAGTCAAAATAAGGTTTTAAGAACAGATTAATTTATCACCCAACTCTTAAAGCTTTGTCTACTTCTGCTGAGGCAGTTTCTAAGTGTGGacacagtgtctgtgtgtgtgtgtgtgtgtgtgtgtgtgtgtgtggattgtcttgtatatgtatatttattttgcttaatAGGAATAGTATCGCATTGCCTCATCTAGAAATTTCCACTACATTAACATTCAACCCAAATTCACACTTCTGCCTCCGTGACAATGGAAACCTTGCATATAGCGagatgttcttttcttttttgcatcaGCCGTGCTCTGTCCTTTTAAAGAAGGTTATGCGAGTAAGCCCGTACATTTTCTCGTGTGTCGAGGACACAATCGATTTCATGACCTTCCCGATCAGTGCGACAGTCAGAACAGAGGAAAGCAGTGCACACATGTCAGTGCTTCAAATAAAAGGAACCCTtcttaaaaacactttatttagtAACGGAAGTTTTGAGCCAATGGGAGAAGATTGCCATACTCTTCCACCAATAGAAAGTTTGGATGCTACGGCTCTCCCAGCAAGCGACAACCGAATTGGATATAAAATATGGAAGGCGTCTCCGGTGGGTATAAGTGGATTTGAGGGCTTGGAAGGAAAACAAGGACGCTAGTTAACATTGTCTCGCCGTTGAAGGTATGGAATTTGTAATTTAAAAGTTTACAGAGTATATTTAGGATACACACGGTGATTGGAGTACTATATTAAGCCTAATAAAGACGAGGTTGACAGTTGGGTGGAGGCATCTGTTAGTGGTGGCAAATCAACCAACCCACCACATCAACTAATAACTAATCCAAGTAACTAATATTAACACCGTGGCCGTGTGTGCCACCGTTGGCTAAGTTAACGTATCTAGCGGATAATGGATAATAATTACCAACTTGACTGATATATAACTGACTGTCCTACCCTAATGATATTTTAAGCTAGCCAGTGTTAACGTTAAGGTTAGCTTAGCCAGTTAGCCATAGCCTGTTCCCACTGGAGATGTAAGGCAGTGTGGAGTCAACATGGCTAGAGGAACATTAGCACCGACCTGACAGCCTCGCCTCTTGTGACAAAACATTTGCTTAGCCTGGTAATACAGACAGAGGTTATTTTTGTAAAGATGGTATCCTGAAACATTTGCCTCTCTGTGGACTTCTGCCCACACGTACGGCTATCACACTTGTAGCTTTAAAAGGACTAACCTCGCCGGCTTCGTGTCTGTATGAGAGCTGCAACACTTTGCGTCTCCTTCATCTGTTTGGTGTTATCAAAAATACTGGCACTTCAGTATGTTATAACAACAGGTACCAAACAGTAACTACTCAGTAAACTTTGCCGCGTCGAAATTGACGTGTGTATCAACGTCCAGTCGCGAGCAGGGGTTGTCCGCCCTTTTATTTTTGATCACAATGTTAGTAACATACTTCAAAATACGCAGAAGCCTGTTCTGTCAAGGAACACACACTTCAGATATTTTTAGCTTCAAATTAGCCCAGTTTCTGGGTAAAGCAACAAGTCAGAAATGTGATGCAACTGTGACATTTCAGCAGGGGATGGGTAGAAGAAACGCCCATTCGCTTTGCTGTAAGACAGTTTATATCTAGAATAAACATGCAGCCACGTTTATTCGCTGCCCCACTCTTAGACGACAAAGTGTTTCAATTGTTAAACAATAGATAATATGCACCAAGCACATCAATTCAAGCATTGCACTTTGGTTAATTTGGACAAATTCTCAAAAAtgataatttaaatgtgtgtattgAAATATGTGTTTGTGATTTTGGTTGTGATCCCAAGTACGCAATTTAATTTGTATTCTGTGCATCTTTTGGTGAGGGAGTATCGGAttataaaaatgtcaacagCTTGATCTACATTCACTTGCCAGTTTTATAGGTTTTATTGGCCTAGTATGtatgcacatacaaggaatttgactcattggtacaaaacaaaacacttaaataattgtaaaaataaaagcataaaaaaagtataaaaccGTACAATATAGAAGAATTCCACTTAATTACTCTTGTTCAGTTCATGTTAAGAAACATGTCATGAGAAAGGTAGCAATTCAACTGTATTATTATATAGGAGGATATAGTTAGTGgtggtgtttgttttgaattaaacacaaaagtatttatattattttgacaacctcatTTTAGTCAAGCTAAACAATTCTAACACAATTCCATGCAGCGCAACAAACCACGGCTTCCAAAGGGTGCAGTTGAATCAGGAGTCCTTTTGGAATAATGGAATATATTCATTTTCtcaagtgtacctaatgaattgacAAGTGagtgttgtatttttgtttgtttcgggTTTTTTTAGGAGAAGAGATGAAGTATAAATGTTGAACGTGCCCTATCTGTTTTCTCGAGGTGCGGTTTTGGTGAGGGTATGGAGCACCCTGTACACAGAGGGGAGACGATGCCCATCGGACTGCATGACAGGTACTACTGAGCGTCTCATGTTCCATTGTTTTGTTAGCTACTGTGAGGTATTGATTCAGTTTAACTGaggatatttcatttttttggttaACAAAGCTTGTCAACAATTTAGCAGTGTTTgaggaacagagagaacagacaGATTTACTTATTTTAGAAAAGCAGCTTTGGACACAGTATTGATTAAACTGTATAACACAGTAGTTAACATTCCCTAGCCAGGAGAAAGCTTCTACCCGGAATCAGaggtgttaattaattaatccctGATAACATTGTAAGAAAGAAAAGCCGAAATGCTTAAGGACTCAGAACTAAAGCAGAGAGTCTCTTCACACCGAGATCCAAAGACTTCATGACTGAAAGATGATTTACATTTACCTGTGGCAGCCCTCCATGCCTTGAATATCCTGTGTATTGTGCTGGATTATTTGTCAATATTTGCCAGCAGTCATTCTGTTTGAACAGTATTGTCCCAACCCTTGACTTATTGCCACAGCCCTTGATAAACATAAACTTTCATAGCATTATTCAACTGGATTCGACTGGTGTTTGCGATTGCAAAGAATCTTTTTACGACTTGGAGTCAAGTGACCTACCTAAACCTAATGTGACTTAATGGGCCTGTTCAGATTGTGCATTACGTTACGATCTGATCTGGACAGTCCAATCACCTAAAAGACAGATGTGAACACCCCTAGGATGCACTTAGATTGCATTTGAGAGATGCGATCTCATCCACATTTGCAGGTGGTCCAGCTCACACATGTGTCCGCGTtgctttggtagtgtgaacgcaATCCATCCTGAGTCTCATTAAAGACCTTCTACACCCAGCAGTGACCCTTCTGTGTCAGTGGAGTTTTACCTCATTCATACAGAAAAAACATACAACTGTTGTCATAAATGATCACCTGAATAGGAAACAACACcataagtgatgtctgttcattagtaatgaaaACCTTTTATAGTTCTGTCCTGGttgctgttaactaactaaaaaagtaagaatttacaaactgatatatttaatatgactaaatgagtgtgattctgtgttaattattaatgctgtcatgttaatgtataaGGAGCCGTGTATGATTACGTCACCggtgtctttgtttgtctttattgtcaGAGATTACAGTGCACATGTAAACTTCCAGGGTTgcagttataatctgagttttgtgcaggttttaCTAACTCCAGGGTGGAGATCAACAAATAATAACTTAACGTGTGTGTCaaagtcatgacacacacacacacacacacacacacacacacacacacacacacacacacacacacacaaagcagcaaTATTCTTCTGTgccccagatgatgtcagggTCTATTTGCATACTGAGCGTGAATCTGAGATTGGATCTGGAGACTCATGTTAAtctcttaatgcaaggtctgaacaggccctaagAGCAGCCCCAGACAATGCTCAAGACTGGATGTGGGAAAACTGCCTTATTTTTGTCGTTGATGTGAGtgttaaagaaataataaaataaaataaaataaatagatttactGATTTATTGCGAAACATCTTTAGCCAATTTACAAACTTCCAGTGTGAAAGAAATTGTCAGTTTGGACAAAGAAAACTTTCTTTGCCTACTACAGAGGAGCTGAGGGTAACAAATGTCGATTCAATTATGCAGTCATAGTTCTCTTGCTAAAATGTGTATCTCACATTATCAATATTGTTTTTGTGACctcagaagagaaaagagagaatcAAATTTCAACCCTTGCCAGCCACGAGACTGGTCGTTACCTGAAAATTGTTCTTTCAATTTCTGTTGACATCAGTAACGAAAGACTAAAACAAGAGGTTGAAGAAGAGTCAGTCTTTTTCACATTGTGGCAGTGCAGTTATCACATGACGACTTGTATGTATCCACAGTATGATACCAGAACATTgctaatatatttttttttccctggtgGTCTAAATTCTTGCATGTGGCTACTTGTAAGTCAAATGTCTTGCAAAGTtgaataatatttacatttgagcTGAATAATAGACtgttaaattgtgtgtttttttgttttgtggaaatATTACACTGACGTTACATTAATACACTACAGATTTAGATTAACATACTACATTAATACACTTTAGATTAATGTacttaaaatgtgttaaaggtcagtgatttagttttttgtagAAACTACAAGATTACCACTGAATAATAACAGTATGGTTTCTGGAACCCCAGTAGACAGTGGCAATGTATCTCTACCCTTCTCGACCAATCACAGAGAGCCCAGTCCTATTTTGCACCGCTTTGTCTACACTGGCTGCAATGATAAATCTATAATGCAGACACTGCAGTGACCAGTTTTATTGAACTTGGAAATCCATAAACCTGTGTGGTCTAGCAGCAGTTTTTACAAGTGTCACCAACTGGATGGACAGTCACTGAACATCATTTTTAGTGCAAAGTGCTGTTATAATAACAATGGAGACGAGACTGCAGCACACAATCTATTAATAACCTGTTAGCTGACTCAGTTAAACGAAAGTAGTCATAAAATGGCTTAGCAGCTATtctcccttgtttttttttgaggggaggggtggtTGCGTTTGCATTGTTAATTGAATTATGCATGAGATATACACCTTACTATCCATTTCACTACAtgtattttgaataaaaatattcaagctTCAGAGGAGTAGGAATTTTGTGCCGCTATtacttaaattattttaaacagGGTAGAGTGGTGTAGACATGTATAACTGAAGATAGCCGGGGTAGATTTAAGCCCTCAGGCTTTGACAGAAGAGACAGAATGACTACTGCCCTTGCTGTAGACGCAAGGTCATTCTGCCAGTTGAAGTGTTAGCTGGCTGTGATGGCAGGGTTGCTATGTGGAGAGCACTGCAGGTGGTAGGACAGAAGGGTCATGGCCGAAATGTAGACAATGTAATGTTACTTCCCCAGGTCCCTTGTATACCAACATTACGGTTAGA from Mugil cephalus isolate CIBA_MC_2020 chromosome 15, CIBA_Mcephalus_1.1, whole genome shotgun sequence encodes:
- the wdr44 gene encoding WD repeat-containing protein 44 is translated as MASDTSDTEEFYDAPEDVNFTPSPKVSPTKFVIPSPKLSQRPVNVVQDVSCGASETQQDDSLQIIDSIIEESQKGNSGDGEVLLDQLHVNVRAEPEEENNAEGVPVEPAASAVELVEKSEGQQESVATNGECNIPVPESEELPGPSAESQERIQPPDITSTITQSQPEGAFAVAEGKQDQRPADILDQVSLTDRPADSDSSGPSKPPRQFTVEPDIVASTKKPPPSRPPPPSGGPPPRPPPPSWQGLPSKKSQECLRPSGLEVSTVSPISSEPLEPCGLVSPSSTVRSLTKELQHSLDLASATSGDKVVTAQENEDEQASSQGGGQTPGPQRPRSNSGRELTDEEILASVMIKNLDTGEEIPLIQAEEKLPAGINPLTLHIMRRTKEYITNDAAQSDDDDKPQASMGDTDGGKLKQKTTQLKKFLGKSVKKAKHLAEEYGEKAVNKVKSVRDEVFHTDQDDPSSSDDEGMPYTRPAKFKAAHSFKGPFDFDQIKVVQDLSGEHMGAVWTMKFSHCGRLLATAGQDNVVRIWVLKTAFDYFNNMRLKYNTEGRVSPSPSQESLCSSKSDTDPGASCLAEDPDTEDRNAPFRQVPFCKYKGHTADLLDLSWSKNFFLLSSSMDKTVRLWHISRRECLCCFQHIDFVTAIAFHPRDDRYFLSGSLDGKLRLWNIPDKKVALWNEVDGQTRLITAANFCQNGKYAVIGTYDGRCIFYDTERLKYHTQIHVRSTRGRNKVGRKITGIEPLPGENKILVTSNDSRIRLYDLRDLSLSMKYKGYVNSSSQIKASFSHDYSFIVSGSEDKYVYIWSTYHDLSKFTSVRRDRNDFWEGIKAHNAVVTSAIFAPHPGLIVPQEVGAEKPDAECKSLDSTDSETIPSGALKTDHTEVLLSADFTGAIKVFINVKKY